CAAGTTTTGTCAATcacttgattttaaaatatttgtctttattttaaCTAAATCTTCGTTTGACAACGCTTTTAAGGATTGCAAGTCAATATTAAACACAAGTGGCACACACGTGCAGGACAGGACAAACTCAGTCCAGACTGGCTTTGTTCAAGTTTGCTCATTTTGTATTATATACTGGTTATTACAGTCATTTTTACGCATTCACACGTCAAagtgttacaatatttttataaaatatttatttatttatttttttgattgctataaaatatttatttttagttgtgattagTCACagtcttatattttattattttattttgacttataagaaattgacgtctcaataattatgaaaaatattgtgaaatttgttgtgttagtataaaaatacatttattttaagttgtgaTTAGTTCCactttgatattttattttgacctataaagAATTAATatctcaataattgtaaaaatattgtgacaatttattATGTTAACTAACagctacatatatatatatatatatatatatatgatattaacaaaaaaaaaaaaaatggccatTGAACGGTGCAAAttggacaaaataaaaattatagctGCTACTATAGCTTTACGCATTTCACACTtttattatgaaagtgttgtgaaaaatattgtagatgtagcacttcttttctcacaatacCTTTCTTTTTAGTTGTAGTTAGTTCTAgcatgatattttattttgacctataagaaattaacacctcaacaattgtgaaaatattgtgacaatttattgtgttaacttatatattaaaataaaaaaaagtggacCAGATTAcccgaagaaaaaaaaaaagacgcaGCGAAACGGTGCTTAAAGtattgaataaaccaaattaCTGTAGAAAACACACGGTTGCTTTAGCGCATTGgcgctttttatatataagatatagATATAAAGAGGTTAATTCcttcaaaaatttaaacttgGATTTCCCAAAGTCGCATCATATAAATCATAATTGATATTTTACCCTATCAATCATAAAAACTTATTCATTTAAACTTCGACAATACAATTACAAAGGAGATTCAAGGTTTCGTGTTCTTTATAACATAAGACTTGTATGACAGCAAATATGATACGTGAAGCACTAAAGCTTAGTGGGGTAACAAACTAACAACAAGCAATAACGTAGAACCTTATGATATTTTCCACTTTATCGATATACTTATCATCTTTGACCCCCCTAACCAGCCCCTCCAATGCAtcaattgctaaaaaaatatgGGCAAAGAATATAGGCAAAAAGTCAGAAACAGCTAGCTTTCTTATAGCGTTTCCCACGtctttttctatcttttcttaCCTAAAGATTTTCTTATAATCAATCTAAAAACCATATAATAAATATGGAAGAACAATTCAATGTCTGCTGTAATGCATTCATTTGTTTAGGCCAATTACAGGTAGACCCCACACCCATGTGTCAGATACTCACATACCAGAATTGATGGCAAGGCGTTATCGTATTAAAAATGATTTctgttatttaatatttatgagAAATGGACGGTTGTTCTATCCAATAAACTTGTTCAAACATAGCACTAATCTGCACCAACTACCTCAATCATAATATCAGTGACATTTTCCACAACTACTCTGTTGTGATTTATGcatataaaaattatgtcatgGATTCAGGAAAAGTGATGATATTACTGAAAAATGTTGTCCATAATAAAAGTGAAATTCCCCATCCAAATGGGAAAGAGGAAACAAATTGGTAgcatgaaattaatattatcatccaaagcaataaaaagtagtacataacattatttttacacTCTTGGAGGTACATACAGATTAGAATCGACCTGattaaaatgccaaaaaaaatcaacattaaGTAAAATGAATAAGGTaagaaagaaaatccaaatatGACTACCTGCTTGATCAGACACCAGAAAGCATATTGCCTTACCGAAATCCAGCGGCCGGTGGCAAATGCAAtaacttgtgattttttaacGTCCTTTCGGGTTCATAATCTGTGAGAATACAGCACTAGGTGTCAACCCATCAGAGTCTTCACTTGCTAGACTCCGGCCGCCAATGCTCATACTCATTCCACTGCTCCTTGAGTCTGTGACATTGCCATCAAAACCCAGTGATGCATCAGGatctttcttccctttataGGGTACAAATGGCTCCTCCTCAATGCCCATTCCTCCGATACCTTCACCACTTTCCTCTGCACTCTCTTGTAGCTGTAAAGCAAACTCAAGGTTCCACAGCACATCACCCATAGATGGCCTCTCAATGCTCTGATCAGCCACACACTTCATTGCAGTCTCAGCAAACTTCTTGAAGCATTCCGGCGCAATCTTTCCCTTCAGATAAGGATCAAGTATCTGATCAAGAATACCTTTCTTGTGGCAGTGTGCAGCCCACTCTGCCAAGCTCACTTGCTCCTTTGGAAGTGTTGGGTTCAATGCTGGCCGAGCACACAAGGTCTCAAAAAGAACAACCCCGAATGAGTAAACATCCGATTTGTCAGTCAGTTGCTGCCGCCTGAAGTACTCTGGATCTAGAtacccaaaactacccttaacaACAGTGCTTACATGCGTGTTATCCAAAGTAGGACCTGTTTTTGACAACCCAAAATCAGAAACCTTTGCAACCCACTTCTCATCCAAGAGAATGTTAGTTGTCTTAACATCTCGGTGGATGATAGTGTGCTTGGCACCAGTATGGAGATAGTGTAAACCGCGGGCAGCTCCAATGCATATCTCAAGCCTTTGCTTCCAAGGCAGAGGAGGTTTTTGGGTCTTGTAAAGATGCTCCCGCATCGTTCCATGAGCCATGTAGTCATAAACAAGAATCATTTCACAGTTTTCTTCACAATAGCCAATCAATGAAACAAGGTGGCGGTGACGAAGTTTTGACAGCATTTCAATCTCAGTTTGGAACTCATGTACCCCTTGCTCAGAGAGTGGGTTCCCACGCTTGATTGCTACTTGGGTTGCTCCACCATCAATTTCTCCCTTGTAAACTTTACCAAAACCTCCAACCCCAAGAAGTAGAGCCTCGTCAAAGTTCTTGGTGGCAGCCTTGATCTCAGAAAATGAGAAGTGGCGGCAAAGGTTCGAAGGAAGTGAGGACGCATAACTTCCTGTAGTATTTGTTTTAGCAGAACCAGCAGAATGTGAATTTCCATACAGAGAAAGTGGAAGCCACCCAGAAGGACCATCGCTTGCACTTGAGTCTTTCCCATGCCGGCGACGGGAAGCAACAATAAGAAAGAAACCAAGAACAAGGGCTAAGAAAATTCCACCACTAACACATCCAATGATAATTGCTTTCTGATTCTTTGTTTTACCACCACCAGATGATGGTCTAGCCCTTGTTAGGTCAATTACATCCTGTTTAGGAGCAGGAATAGGATTTGGCCCAGCAAGATTACCATTTGTACCATTAACTTTGAATATCTCTACTCCATTCAAGATTGCATCGTAATAATTGGGCTTGGAAGATGGGTCTGGATGCAGTGCAAGCCACATATACTGCTGCGGGCTTCCATTTGGAACAAGAACCAGATAATCCTTATAAACCGCAACCCCATCTTGCTCACCTGCCCAGGCAATAACGTCTGCCGCTGGCATCGCAGTTTGATTATAAAGGAAGAT
The DNA window shown above is from Quercus lobata isolate SW786 chromosome 7, ValleyOak3.0 Primary Assembly, whole genome shotgun sequence and carries:
- the LOC115952603 gene encoding receptor-like protein kinase FERONIA encodes the protein MLLNFVSMRSTYKLGFVSISIPIILFLVFTIHVTLAVDYVPAEKILLSCGGTDNTDSDGRKWTTDIGSKYLSANAKSTTSSAATQDPSVPAVPYMTARVFSSNFTYSIPVVAGRKFVRFHFYAASYAGLNASDGIFSVTAGPYTLLNNFSAAQTTEALNFAFLVKEYSINVDGATLDISFIPSTKAPRAYAFVNGIEIVSMPDIYSSTDGTLMIVGQGASFNIDNTTALEKVYRLNVGGNDISPSHDTGLYRSWDDDLPYLYGAAFGVSYSAADNMTIQYPTGMPTYVAPDDVYRTARSMGPNPEINLNYNLTWVFSVDSGFSYLVRLHFCEIQGNITKINQRVFDIFLYNQTAMPAADVIAWAGEQDGVAVYKDYLVLVPNGSPQQYMWLALHPDPSSKPNYYDAILNGVEIFKVNGTNGNLAGPNPIPAPKQDVIDLTRARPSSGGGKTKNQKAIIIGCVSGGIFLALVLGFFLIVASRRRHGKDSSASDGPSGWLPLSLYGNSHSAGSAKTNTTGSYASSLPSNLCRHFSFSEIKAATKNFDEALLLGVGGFGKVYKGEIDGGATQVAIKRGNPLSEQGVHEFQTEIEMLSKLRHRHLVSLIGYCEENCEMILVYDYMAHGTMREHLYKTQKPPLPWKQRLEICIGAARGLHYLHTGAKHTIIHRDVKTTNILLDEKWVAKVSDFGLSKTGPTLDNTHVSTVVKGSFGYLDPEYFRRQQLTDKSDVYSFGVVLFETLCARPALNPTLPKEQVSLAEWAAHCHKKGILDQILDPYLKGKIAPECFKKFAETAMKCVADQSIERPSMGDVLWNLEFALQLQESAEESGEGIGGMGIEEEPFVPYKGKKDPDASLGFDGNVTDSRSSGMSMSIGGRSLASEDSDGLTPSAVFSQIMNPKGR